The DNA window GCTAACTTTTATGTGGAGTCTTTGCCCGACAATGTCAAGTTAAGAAGTATAAGGTATCCCGTGAGAGCTTTAGTTCCAGAAAATACTACTGTGTTTTAGGTGTCAAGTTCATGGGCaggttgcagcagtgtgtaggagggcaATTCCTAGATGTGAGAAATGTGCTGAAGGGCATGAGACGAAGGAATGCGTTGTACCGGTGGAGAAAATGTGTAGTGTCGGTGGAgaaagttgtgtgtgttagttgtgggGGTGCCCATGGGACTGGAGATCGAAGGTGTCCAGTGAGAGAatggcaggttgaggttgccagggttaCAGTAGTGSAGAAAGTGTCGTATGCCGAAGCagtgaagagagtggtagaggatGATGGCTACAGGGTGAGGGATAGTGAGAGGATTCCTGTGAGTAGgcagagatcaagagagagagagatgggaagaatatgtgcttcagtaaggtgggcgttttagcatttatagccacGGTTGTCAgttgtactgcagaaatggatcggaagtcacagaaaatagaggaTAGGGTGGCAGTGGCAGAGAAGGACTTGGGATTGCGAGGATTTACGGTTGCAGggggtgttgagtggtagtgttctgtcctctcagACCATTACGGGTCTGGAGTAGGATTAGATAGGTTAAATAAGGTAATGGGGTGGTTTTCCTTTTCTCCAAATTTGATTTACTGTATCAAGAATTTAATGTTGGTAGGCCGTGAATGGTCTTACAcacaccagtacagtaggtggcatcTCTATAAGTTGGATAAGATTCGCCAACCAAATCGTAAAGAAGAAGATACTCTAGTCTAGTGCATGCAAACAGTATCgtcagtggaggagagagaatgtagagcagcaaagtgtttgatgtgattttataAAGCTGGCGGTGATGGGCAGGACTCTCCGAaggtatgtttgtaaatgtatttgataAAGCTATGTAGTCCATTGATTCCTTcctgatgaataaataaaacaaatgttttgtttctcgtgtagctcagttggtagagcatggcgcttgcaacgccagggttgtgggttcattccccacggggggaccaggatgaatatgtatgaactttccaatttgtaagtcgctctggataagagcatctgctaaatgacttaaatgtaaatgtaaatgtaatactagccacctagcaattttatgaagttggctttagctagccagctactgtagaTAGGAAGTTGGGAGATTGAGAACCTAACTATCTACCAAGCCATTTCAggatatcaatcaagttagagtagcttgtctaTCTTAGCTTGCATGCCTGATGGCAAGGTTGCTAGACTTTAGAAAaacaagcaattactaaatgcaCTGAATATCACTCACGTAAGAACtgccagtcaggaggatacagacagttCAAGAGGTATGTTAAGATATGCAGAAATATACTTGGTTTAYATGTAATCTGGCACATTTGTGTATTAATTATGATGCCATGATATGTCCCTGTATTGATGATGCGTGTTATGATCCCATGTACTGTGTTGAAATTTGGATGTAATATCCTAGGCATGTTAATGCAGTATATAGTGCAGTATATTGAGATGTGTGATTTACAACAGTCAGAATGACACCctcattaaaatgacaattgaacaggtaaagaggtatgcttagataacctATGCAGAAAAATAGACATCATTTTGACATAGAATTAGGAATACCGATTATGtatctagattgcaggaaaaatcttcaggtgtttgaaaaatgctaaattccaCAACACCGCTTCGGCCCAccctctaaaataatgggtgcatgacactcctgtgtgtttgtgtgtgtgtgtgtacacagtaaaaatactttaaactacTACTTGTTGTTTTTTGGGTtatcattactttactatttatatttttgacaacatttacttatactccactacattcctaaagaaaacaatgtactttttactccatacattttccctgacacccaaaagtactcgtcacATTTCgaaaggaaaatggtccaattcaagcatttatcaagagaacatccctggtcatccctactgcctttgatctggcagactcactaaacacaaatgcttcatttgtaaattattgcCTAAGTttcccctggctatccatcaattTTCTTTAAAATTTGAAAATtgttccatctggtttgcttaatataaggaatgtgaaatgatttatacttttgatacttaagtatattttagcaattacatttacttttgatacttaaatatatttaaaaccaaatcattttactcaagtagtattttactaggtgacttttacttaatcattttctattaaaaggtatctatacttttactcaagtataataATTGAGTACTTTTYCCATCACTGACCCTAACTAACTTTGTGTCCCCTTTAAAATAATGACGCCCCTACAGCAGGGGTAGGCAAATAAATCAGCAACATGCCATCAAAGGACCAACACATAACCATTTTCAATAGGTGGCTTGCCATGACAAGACTGCAAGCCGCAAATGCAAGGCCACCACCAGCCGCCTACGAAGGCTTTTCAACAGGCTAAGATTGGTGTCCTGGGTGGTTGCTAGCTAAGCAGGAATACATACATCCTCCGCTCCAGGGTGAAGTTCCtctccccaaatcctaaccttaagcGTTAGTGAGAAAAATGCAagactgacccaagatcagcatctaggggcaacttcccCCTACACCCCATCCTCCTGAGGCTGTACAACACCCAAACAAAAAAGGATGGAATCTGAAAAGTCAGGAGACACACTCCAGCTGCTTTCAGACCCTGCTCTGGCCAGAGATACAAAGTAATCAAATTACATTAGGTACAGGcagttgtttccatgtcatttcaaccaaaaaMactgattggatttgcaaagtcatcaacataaagggatttcaggaacgtttcttttttttcacccaactYtttacctaaatccaatgacatggttcaAGTTGTTGACCTCACGTTATTTTACaactcaaatgtaaatcaaaagttgacgttgaactgacgtctgtccCCAGTGGGAGGGCACATCAACCGCCTAACTATTAGTTCCTAGGACACATTCTCTACACTTTAATCATGGCTTTTACCCAGACACACCTACATTGTAGGTGTGTCTGGGTACATTGTTGCTTGACTGAATACGAGTCAGTTAACTGTATCTGACAgaattatgtaaatatattttttgtgccGAGTGCTGACTTGAACAAAATTAATAAAAGGGGATATAAACTAATATCTGTTCCTGCACATTTGAAACAGTGATTCATAGCACACGCCCATAGTTTACAGCAGGGCTGTAAATGCACCTTGTCCTCTTACCCTCAGTTGTTTTCTTAWAGGCTCTATGATTTCCCGGCAGTCAAACTCTTAAGACAGAATATCTGCAAGCACTAAGGATGGTGTCCTAGCCCAAAAGGTATAAGACGATGTATTATGACCCATACAAGACACCACAGGAAGCATCCCATGCTTACACCCAGAAAATACCTTGAGTCCTGGATTATTTTAGTCAAAATGTTAATTTGTATTCAGATTTCTATGTTATCATTTTATAACAAATtatattgaaaaataaattgaaACAYTTACTGTAAATCTTTACTGTGTCATATTATgggtaatcctgaatgaatcgtgaataatgactTAGAAAGTTACAGCTGCACAAATATCagaaccccaagacatgctaaccaaGACTTTCTCGCTCATCATTACTCACAATTCATccaggactatccataatcatgttagcatccacattaatgtagaagtgtttagaaacatattatattcttatttacaataagtgaCTCAAATGACAATACATGATTcaccattaatttctattaggcacaaaaataatctaaaacacaatccaaacaaacagcaaatgcatccaacaaatgtataGAGTCAcatgcttgatgtagtcattgcgtgctatgaatatgggaccaaataatacactttttactacacaagtgaatttgtcccaattacttttggttccctaaaatggaGGGACTGTCCAAAAAGTGCTATAATATCTAAaaggttcacccaatatggatgaaaataccctcacattaaagctgacagtctgcactttaacctcatagtcattgtatcctTTTCACATCCAAAgtactggagtacagagccaaRACAACAACAAAAGTGTCACCGTCCCAATAAGTTGAGCTTACTGTATATGCGAATGAGGAATGAGGGGGacgattaggtggccatgatggaaatGGGGCCAGGttgagaatttagccaggacaatggggttaacacccctactcttgcaATAAGTGCCAAGTGGGTTTGACCACAGTATTATAGGTCCATTGCAGCAGTTCTCaaaattatttctgggtaacaaatgTGATTGTTAAAGTTGGCAACCTCTGGAACGGTACCTTYTCTAATATCCATTATGCCAGAGAAGAGCATTCCACACTTTGCCTTCTCCTGtactatacacacaaacacacaggacagGGCAAAGTGAGGAATACTGTCCTCTAACCTAATGGATATGGCTCTATGCTACTAGAAAAAGGTACTGTTCCAGAGGTTAAGAAGCTCTTTCTCAATCAAGAAttgtgctaggactgtctgggagtggtctgagtggagaggggaaaactagctattattggcagagaggtttggaactttcttattggtctattaactaaattTATGTCACCAGGCCAAAAACATTCCACCACAACAAGCTGAGATTTCACTCAgtgttttcaaacagctcttacactaaaaggaaaTGATCACAAtattactccaacctcagtgtgaaaaaatatataaaacacagaaaaatcacattcgactgcactgtgcctttaacagagataaaaaaaaaagcgtaagagagagagacaaagtacACTTGTTGAGTGAGGGACTGTACTGAAGCAGGTTGAAACCAGAGGCCCCAGCACTGTCCACCTCTATCTCAGTCGTAGTGAACGCTTTTGAAGTTGAAGCGTTTCCTCTCTGTGAAACCtgtcatctggagagaggaggagagatggatttATGTTTCAAGTCCAAAACTGATAAAGTAATGGTTTCAAAATTGGAAAGACCAGAGCAGTGTATCATGTTCATTATGGATACATAGACAATCACTTACTTGACTAGGGTCTCTGGTGAAGTATCTCTTCTCTACGACCTAAAATAAAAGAcaagtattacgtttttttgtACATGCTCATTGACTCTGAATAATGAACACCCATGTATAGAAAGAWCAGTATCCAGTgccgtcggaaagtattcagacaccttgactttccacattgttaggttacagcctaattctaaaattgattacattgtccccccccccaatctagacagaatatcccataatgacaaagcaaaaacgggttcagaattttttgctaatttataaaaaaacagtaatatcacatttacataactattcataccatttactcagtactttgttgaagcaccgttggtagcaagcttggcacacctgtatttggggagggtGTCCTAtttttctttgcagatcctctaaTGCTCCGTCAGGCTGGGATGTGGAGCGTCACtacacagctactttcaggtctctccagagatgttcgagcgggtttaagtccgggctctggctgggccactcaaggacattgagactcaTGAGTTGTCTTGACAGTGTGcttaggtttgttgtcctgttggaaggtgaaacttcgccccagtcctgagtgctctggagcaggttttcatcaaggatcgctgtactttgctccattcatcttYgcctcgatcctgacaagtctcccggtccctgcatctgaaaaacatccccacagcatgatgctgccatcaccatgcttgaccgtagagatggtgccaggtttcctccagacatgacgcttggcattcaggccaaagagtttaatcagaccagagaatMttgtttctcatggtctgcgagtcatgtgccttttactgaggagtggcttccatctggccactctaccataaaggcacgattgtccttctggaaggttctcccatctccacagaggaactctggagctctgtcagagtgaccattgggtcacctccctgaccaaggccttctctcccggttgctcagtttggccaggcagccagctctaagWagagtcttgatggttccaaacttctttcRtttaagaatgatggaggccactgtgttcttgcggaccttcaatgctgcagtcatttttggtacccttccgcatATCTGTGCCTYAACACAATCccgtcttggagctctacggagaattccttcgaagctcatagcttggtttttgctctgacatgcactgtcaactgtgagaccttatttagacaagtgtgtgcctttccaaatcatgttgaatcaattgaatttaccacaggtggactccaagttgtagaaacatctcaaggatgatcaatggaaacaggatgcaccagagttAAAYtttgagtctcatagcaaagggtctgaatacttacgtaaataaggtatttctggtttttatttgtaatacatttgcaaaaatgtctaaaaacctgtttactctgtcattacagggtattgtgtgtagattgctaaggattKTTATTTATTTAATCMattttagattaaggctgtaacgtaacaaaatgtggaaaaagtcaagggatctgaattctttctgaaggcactgtattaaggGGGTTAAAATATGTAAGAAGAAGCATCCGCTTCTGAACATTTCACCTTGTCAAAGAATCTGCTCAACTTCACAGCGTTGGACGTGCCTGCAGCAAAGTATCTTTGGTTGGTGCAATCCTGTCATGAGAGTCGAGGACAAAACATGACCTAAACCCCAAGCCTCAATGCAAAAAGGTTAAAAATGACTTCCACTACCTGTAGCTTATTCAATAGCTGTTACAATACTAATGTGTGCCCACTGCTCATacattggccttttattgttagCAAAAGTACATTGCTGAAGCAAATAAGGTTTTCTTTGACCGAGTGATGGGTAGCTCAGAATCCATAGAGGCCTAGAAGGATAGTTGAGGTGAGGATTCACCTACCAGGTTGATCTCCTCCGCGTTGAAGTCTTCAGACAGGAAAGCTGTCCTGGTGAGAACATCATTCCTCTTGTTCTCTGGGATCTGGTCAAACTTGGTGCCGATCAGGAGCAGAGGCACRGAGCTATCAGCAAACTGTTCTCTGTCATAATCACTGGAAGTATTCAGGCAAGACATTCAAGATAAGACTTTCAAGAAGTACATACACTTTCTCAAAGTGCCTATAGAGGATAGCAACTTCTATTTAACAagctttaaaatgtattaaattgaggtAAGCTATTTGATTCCAGCAGTAGTAGATACTTGCCCATTTGAGACGATTACCCCCGTTGGGGAGGAGTCTTTGTTCAAGGCTTCTAGTGACCAGCGATACAGATTCTGGGAGGATTTCTTGTTCGTCAGGTCGTGAACTAATACAATACCTGTAAGGATACAATTATGTGTCATTACAGATATATACAGGTTATCATTTTCCTCATGTGGTGACTGACAGAGCCAGTCAGTGCTGCGTCTTTACCATTGACAGAGTTGTAGAAAACTGCTCTGGTGTTTTTCAGACTGCTGGCACAGCCCACAGATCCTCCAACATCCCATAATTCAATGTAGTAGGTCTTCTCCTCTGGAGTGCCCTCCTTGTAGTCGTGGACCTGTAAAACCAACTCTTAGAATAACCTTAGAATGTGTAAAGTAAAGTAATCTTCAGGAAAAAAACAATGAGTCAATTAATGGACTAAAGTAACAAAGATAAAGCAAccgttgagtttgagtttattttttacaGGGGACAGTGCACAATAATCAACATTTCMGTAAAAGTGCCTGTTTTAGCCAGTCGGCTAATTTTCTACCGCAGTCCTTTCCTACCCGTACATCCACGGAGCAGCCTACAGTCCATGATGGATTTCCCAACACTTGGTTCTGACACAGCAGATGAACGAGTGAGGACTTCCCAACACCTGCCATGACAAAATAATTATAGCTAGTGAGACAAATCCAGTATTTTTCAAACACATAGCTAARTTCACTTCTCTTGTCTAGGTATATTTTTAAGTGCATCAAGGGAAGACATCAGCAGAGATTAGAAAATAAGATTCGACTTTTAGATGGTTTTCTAAAAAACTACTATAGGTAgttagcaaacattagctatatgTCTAGCTAGTTTCCACGGATAGGAACAAGGGGGACATTAATGTTTTATATAAGCATTATATTTGACCAAACCATGTCGAACGWCACAAAATTTACAAAAGACAATACGATTAGTGAGACATAAATCAATAGGATACCAACCTGAATCACCCAAAACTAACACCTTCACTCTGTCAAGAGACGCCATTTAATTGTTGTCCTGGAAGTAAATAGTAAAGTTCCAGCCCAAAGAATAATATTTGTTCTTTGATTGGTTTAGGAGAACGGTTTCCGTTTCAAACTGGATCCACTTTTATAACAACAACATTGGAAATTGTGAACGTCAATCAAAATATTCTTGCGTTGATTGGCTGTTAAAGTACAGCATGACATACAGCCAATCGGAATAGAGATTTTATTTCCAGATTTCCATGGCGAAAAAATATAGAGAAAAGTACGAAGCAGATCATCCACAAGCTTTCAAGTTATTGCAAGAGAACACATGCAATTGAGTGAGTGTCGGATTTTCTGTATTTCATACATGTGTTGTagttaaagctagctagctcgttTATTCTTACAGAGATCAATTGTGTTGCGCTAACCCGTGATGTAGCTAGCTGTAAACTGAGCTAGCTACTGTTAGCATagttgctagctagccagtttgatttctattcaTTCCGTTTCCATTCGCGAGTATTAGCTAACAACAAAAAGTATCGTTTACTAAATAATATTTTGGATAACCATATAGTTTCTGCATTACAGCCGGTTCATCTCTCATTTGGATATGTTTGACTGTAACTGTTATGACTtacaagctagctaactacattgcCACCCCGTCCACGTTGGATGaacacatgttcatgtttttaacaGAGTTCCTTAGTTATATAATAATCCTACTGATGGATGGTGATGTCTACGTTTCAATACCAGATTGTATAAACAGTGTTCTTTTGTTGCAGATCCTACCACAGAGAAGGACCCCCTTGACCCCTTTCTGGGGTTTCTCCCCCTCAAGATCCTCTCCTTTCTGCCTGAAGTTTACCCACCCTCCTGTCCAACCACCCCATAGACACTTTTCAGGCTATCTATTGTAGCCTTTACTTATTCCGTAAGCCACTCTCTCTACCAGTCTGCTACCCCATAGGACAGCCATATAGAAGATGTCAGAGCCAGAATTATTAACAGAGGTCCCTGCTTCGCTGAAGCGCCTGGCCAAGCAGGTAGTGCGGGGCTTCTACGGGGTGGAGCATGCCCTGGCTCTGGACGTTCTTATCCGCAACCCCTGCGTCCGCGAGGAGGACATGCTGGAGCTGCTCAAGTTTGACCGAAAGCAGCTGCGCTCGGTGCTCAATACGCTCAAGGGCGACAAGTTCGTCAAGTGCCGCATGCGGGTGGAGACGGCTCCCGACGGCAAGACCACGCGTCACAACTACTACTTCATCAACTACCGACTGCTGGTCAATGTAGTGAAGTACAAGCTGGATCACATGCGGCGGCGCATCGAGACGGATGAAAGGGACTCCACCAACAGGGCGTCGTTCCGCTGCCCCTGCTGCTTCAGCACCTTCACTGACCTGGAGGCCAATCAGCTGTTTGACCCCATGAccggtgaggagagagagggtgggggggagtAGGCGGGATAATAGggttgagggaggagaggaggatgtgagAGGGAGAGTTTTGCAACAGCATGAGACGGGCAGAGAGGCACTGGCKGACTTCccattaggcagaagaggcaaTTGCCTCAGGCTTCACATCATCAAGGGGCCGCATGAGCTAGGCATAATATATaaacctgcagaaaacgttaatgatgcaccgatattacatttttggcYGATATCCGATGGTTTTCTTGCCCCCCCAAAAGATGATACAGATAATCGATATTTAAAAttgtggccttttaagcattctagtacagttaaatagttaacacagaCATggacgcagaggtctaaggcactacagtcTCTTGTTTTCGAATCCAGACTCtttcacatctggccgtgattggagtcccatagggcagcgcacaattgKcccagcgtcgtccgggtttggccaggtaggccgtcattgtaaataagaatttgttcttaactgacttgcctagttaaataaaggttacatacacacacaccacactgaccccaaaaaatattttgttgggATTTACTTATGTcaacattaccagtaaaacataatcaaaacctatttatttcacttacttgctgttttgttgtttcttcagtcgtttcattcAGTTTCTTCAGTCGTTTCATCCTCAACCTGGATTTCTATGGAtagccgtttgggtctttgcgtgtcaaaaaagatacacgtcaaatagcACTCTTTGACATGTCacataacactatttgacgtgtcaaataagcttgttgaccaatcaggatctGAATAtcactgcacgtcacataataatttaactcgttcatacatttaaaaaaaaatagttattacacattgattacactatcacttgtatttcatatgtcacaactattcatcgatacgtatgctggtgaagttgtctcgcgcacctacattgctggtcataaaaaagctagctagctcatggatgcaaacaatgttcttccccaaaaacatagcaaaatgacAATCTGTTTCAGGAGCTatagttagcttgctaactatatagctaggtgtcatccaTCTAARctaaccctaatttataagacagttcttatttcaTTAAtggtgtgaagctagccacaatagtggacttcaaaataaaagtatggcataattctactgtttgtattcatttgcatcactgtcaatgacatacttttattttgaaggcaaactgtgAATttcactattgtgcctaatccttattgtggctagatTCACAAAACAACCCAGttcggtcgagcctcactagcatGATGAAAGTAGCTGGCTGCttttaacgttagctttgggcaacggggttaagtagctggctagttatttattttcatgaactgaagttcaatttcaataggcgaacaacaattggcaacctagctaatacttactcacaaggactCCTAAAttattgctaagaataatgaaaatgactgcagtttctWCTAGTCAATGTTTTCAGACTAGTTGTATTGYTgttagctaggtaccaagctaaagctagctaccccagaggTTGCgttcgaacaaattatgctttattaccaacgcggtattgaaaacacattgttcgtggccggtgtttgcttgtttgcagactttttttgtacagcttttttgacacgcaaagacccaaacggcattccatcaAATTTATGTCATGAAGATATTAGCAGTGACgccattactgtgtaactccggtagggcaacatctgacaaatggcgcacttggtagtgtgtaccagtgctcgactagtcggcgaaagccaacatcacccacgacagagaacagttgattgtcagGGCATTGAATTCctttatcttggctttaatggatttctcctttgagttgtctcgctgaaatttcaaatgactgctcgacttatAGACTGCTYGATCCACACAACAGACATTGTGGGGTAGTTTAGGGATGCTGTGTTGCATGTTTAGCACAACATTTTACCTGGCGTCATTAtttcatgtacctacgttatataggtgtGCACTT is part of the Salvelinus sp. IW2-2015 linkage group LG36, ASM291031v2, whole genome shotgun sequence genome and encodes:
- the rabl3 gene encoding rab-like protein 3 isoform X1 codes for the protein MASLDRVKVLVLGDSGVGKSSLVHLLCQNQVLGNPSWTVGCSVDVRVHDYKEGTPEEKTYYIELWDVGGSVGCASSLKNTRAVFYNSVNGIVLVHDLTNKKSSQNLYRWSLEALNKDSSPTGVIVSNGDYDREQFADSSVPLLLIGTKFDQIPENKRNDVLTRTAFLSEDFNAEEINLDCTNQRYFAAGTSNAVKLSRFFDKVVEKRYFTRDPSQMTGFTERKRFNFKSVHYD
- the rabl3 gene encoding rab-like protein 3 isoform X2 translates to MASLDRVKVLVLGDSGVGKSSLVHLLCQNQVLGNPSWTVGCSVDVHDYKEGTPEEKTYYIELWDVGGSVGCASSLKNTRAVFYNSVNGIVLVHDLTNKKSSQNLYRWSLEALNKDSSPTGVIVSNGDYDREQFADSSVPLLLIGTKFDQIPENKRNDVLTRTAFLSEDFNAEEINLDCTNQRYFAAGTSNAVKLSRFFDKVVEKRYFTRDPSQMTGFTERKRFNFKSVHYD